The Treponema sp. OMZ 790 genome includes the window TTTTCGATAGTCTTAGCCTTTGCAGGAGACTCGACTATAACCAAGCAATGCTGTTTTGTTTTTTTTGCAGTACGTTTAGTTTTCTTTGTTTCATTCGTTGTTTTTTCCATAAATCAATACCTCATAATCTATAAATTGGTAAACAGCATATTTTGCTGATTATTTTTTAAATGACTTTCCGTAGGATATTTCCAATCATGTAAAATATCATCTATGGATTTTATCGCAAAAGCCCCCTGTGCGTAAAGAGCTTTACCGCCTTCATTTTGTAAAGAATGTAAAATAGGTTCACATACATAAACATCCCTGCCCTGCTCTAAGGCAAAATCTGAAGTAATAAGAGCCCCCGATTTTTTCGGAGCTTCAACAATCAAAACGGAACGCGAAAGTCCCGAAATAATTCTATTCCGTTCAGGAAAGCGGTAAGACAGGGGCTCAGTTCCCGGAGCATATTCACTTAAAATACAGCCTCCCGACTCCAAAATATTTGCGGCAAGTTTCTTATTTGAACGGGGATAAATCATCTCAGGTCCGCAAGCCAAAACGGCTATAGTTTTTCCCCTTCCTTCAAGACAGCCCCTGTGCGAAAAAGCATCTATACCGAAAGCTAATCCCGAAACAACCGGAATATTTTTTTCGCCGGCTTCCTTTCCTAAATTCAGAGCTTGTTCAATTCCTTCTCCCGTAGGGCGTCTGGTTCCTACCATTGCAAGCATGGGCTGTTCAGCTGACGGAAGACTTCCGCGATAAAAGACTGTAAAGGGATGATCGGGAATTTCTCTAAGCTGCGGAGGAAATTCTGAATCATAGAAATAAAGCATTTCTATATTATAAGCATCCATGAGTTTTAAGGTTGAGTCAACAAGAGATTTAAGTAAATCCTTATCCCATTTTCTGGGGTTAACTTGACGACCTACAATTACGGAAATATCTTTTATAGAAAGTAATAAAAGAGAAGATAAAGAGTCAAGCTTTTCCGATAAAAGAAGTTTTTCTTTTCCCTTGAGAAAATAACAATGAGATAATCCTATATGTAAAATTTCTTTTTCGGATATATTCATCTTAATTTTTTATCTTCCTCCGGCTTTGATTTCCCGAATATTGCTTTCAGCTTTCGCTTTATTTTCTGCACTGCTTGAAACTTCTATAATACGCTCGTAAACAGAAACGGCTTTTTCGCTTTCACCGGTCATAGAATAAGCGGCTCCAAGTAAAAATAAATGATCTATGGGCTTTTTTTCAGATTCGGTGACTCTTTCCAAAATAGGAATTGCATCAGCAGGTCTATTTAGTTCAAATATATACAAAACCGAAAGAGCGTAAACAGCCTTAGAATGCTTAGGATCTATTTCCAATGCGCGGTTATAAGCCGAAACGGCAAGAGAAAAATATCTTTGTTTTTCGATATCCGTTCCCGTTAATTCAAAATCTAAAGAATTTTTTGCAGTTAAACTTGCGGCAAGTCCTGTCTGATAAAATAAATTTTGATTTTCGGGATAGTACTCTAAAGCTGATTGAAAAGCCTTTAATGCTTTTTCGTACATCTTTTGATCCATATATCTTGAACCGAGTATTTTGTACCAAATGCCTATTCGGCCTTCGGCAATAATTATATCGTCAACTCTTTTTTCATACTTTCTTATAGCTTCTTTTAATTCGGCTTCAGTATTAGGATTGCTTACTCCTTCTTCCAATTCTTGAAGTCTTTTTATACCCGTAACCTTATTACAACTTATCGATATAAAAATCAAAAATAAAATAATTATTGCGGAACAAAATCTTTTTTTCATTTTTCACTCCTTTTCAATTTTTTGGAATCAAAAAATTTATTATGATACATCTGTAAAGACTTATCCTCGATATGTGTATAAACTTGCGTTGTAGAAATATCGGAATGTCCCAAAAGGCATTGTACGGATCTTAAATCCGCACCTCCTGCAAGCAAATGCGTCGCATAGGAATGCCTCAAAGTGTGAACCTTTGTTTCAATACCAGAAAAATTTGAAAGCTCGTTTATTCTTTTCCAAATTCCTTTTCTGGTCAAAACGGATCCTCTATTATTTAAAAAAACGGCACCTGAAGTTAAACTATTTTCTGCGTGTTTTGGTTTTAATAGTTCGGTACGGGCTTCAAATATATACCGTTTAAGCCAATATTTTGCAGCACTTCCAAATGGAACTATTCTTTCCTTGTTTCCTTTTCCGGTAACTTTAATTAAGTCTTCATCGTAAAAAATATCTTCAAGTTTTAAATTAACAATTTCGCTCACTCTGAGCCCTGCAGAATAAATAAGCTCAAACAAGGCTCGGTCTCTGATGTTATTGGGTGTATCCAAGGGTATAGCCGCGAAAAGACTGTCCACCTCATCGGGAGATAAAACTCTGGGTAAGGTCTTTTCTCGTTTAGGCCTTTCAATTCCTTCACTCGGATTATCTTTTCTGACTCCTTCGATAATCAAAAATCGAAAAAAAGAATTAAGAGCGGCAATATCTTTTGCGATAGTCTTAGCCATAATTCCGGATTCGGATCTATGCAAGATAAAATCGATACAGTCGGCTTCAGTCGAATTTTCAATTGAAGTGCCGGGCATATACTCTTGAAACAATTGCAAAGTATTGATGTAGGTTTGAGCTGTTGCCTTTGAATGAGACTCTGCTGAAATTAAAAATCCGTAGAAAGCCCTCAGCTGTATCTTCGTCAGTTTATTTTCCTCCTTTTACCTTAAAGCCTTTTGATTTCGAAGCCATGCAGGAGTATCCAAATCATTTTCCATAGGAGGAACAATGGAACTAAACGAAGGTCTTCTTTCAGAAACATAAGCACCTTCATAGTTTTTTTCGGAAGGAGCTTCGGTTCTGTTTCGTAATCCCAAACCGGAAAGCGTAGGAGCTTTGGTTTTGTTTAATTTATTCCATTCACTAGATGTCATAAAAGAATTATCGTTCAATGACAACGCTTCTTCTTTTTCACGGGAAGATTTTAAGGCAACATTTACTTCATCAATAGAAAAAGTATCGTTGGATTTAAAACCCGTTGCAATCAATGTAACAACTATTTTGTTTTCTACAGAAGGATCAATAGTTGCACCGAAAAAGATAGCAGCATCAGGATCGGCGCTTGCCGTTATAATTTCCATTATTTCCTGTATTTCATGCATACTTAATTTTTCATCACCGCAAATATTTACCAAAATATTTTGAGCGCCTTCAACTCTGGCCTCTTCTAAAAGAGGATTATTGATTGCATTTGTTGCAGCATCGACAGCTCTGTTTTGTCCTTCACCGACACCGACACCCATATGAGCATTTCCTTGAGCTTTCATTACCGATTTAACATCGGCTAAATCAACATTAACTTCTCCATGCTGATAAATCAAATCGGAAATTCCTTGAACGGCTTGACGTAAAACATCATCAGCTTTTTTAAAAGCCTCTACAACAGGAGTGGAAGGCTCCACCATCTTTAAAAGATGTTGATTAGGAATAGTGATTACGGTATCGACTGACTCGCGTAATTTTTTAATACCTTCCTCGGCAAGGCTCATTCTTTTTCGGCCTTCAAATGTAAAAGGCTTTGTAACTACTGCAACAGTTAAAATCCCCTGCTCTTTTGCAATTTCTGCAATGATGGGAGCAGAACCTGTTCCCGTACCTCCACCCATGCCGGCAGTTATAAAGAGCATATCGGCATCTTGTATTGCATTTGCAATAGCTTCTCTGTCTTCAATGGCAGCCTTTTCACCTATTTCGGGATCTCCTCCTGAACCGAGACCCTTGGTGATCTTTGTTCCGATAGGCAGCTTTAACGGAGCATTTGAATGGCTCAAAGCTTGAAGATCGGTATTTGCGACTATAA containing:
- a CDS encoding site-specific tyrosine recombinase — translated: MTKIQLRAFYGFLISAESHSKATAQTYINTLQLFQEYMPGTSIENSTEADCIDFILHRSESGIMAKTIAKDIAALNSFFRFLIIEGVRKDNPSEGIERPKREKTLPRVLSPDEVDSLFAAIPLDTPNNIRDRALFELIYSAGLRVSEIVNLKLEDIFYDEDLIKVTGKGNKERIVPFGSAAKYWLKRYIFEARTELLKPKHAENSLTSGAVFLNNRGSVLTRKGIWKRINELSNFSGIETKVHTLRHSYATHLLAGGADLRSVQCLLGHSDISTTQVYTHIEDKSLQMYHNKFFDSKKLKRSEK
- the dprA gene encoding DNA-processing protein DprA, whose amino-acid sequence is MNISEKEILHIGLSHCYFLKGKEKLLLSEKLDSLSSLLLLSIKDISVIVGRQVNPRKWDKDLLKSLVDSTLKLMDAYNIEMLYFYDSEFPPQLREIPDHPFTVFYRGSLPSAEQPMLAMVGTRRPTGEGIEQALNLGKEAGEKNIPVVSGLAFGIDAFSHRGCLEGRGKTIAVLACGPEMIYPRSNKKLAANILESGGCILSEYAPGTEPLSYRFPERNRIISGLSRSVLIVEAPKKSGALITSDFALEQGRDVYVCEPILHSLQNEGGKALYAQGAFAIKSIDDILHDWKYPTESHLKNNQQNMLFTNL
- a CDS encoding lipopolysaccharide assembly protein LapB, with product MKKRFCSAIIILFLIFISISCNKVTGIKRLQELEEGVSNPNTEAELKEAIRKYEKRVDDIIIAEGRIGIWYKILGSRYMDQKMYEKALKAFQSALEYYPENQNLFYQTGLAASLTAKNSLDFELTGTDIEKQRYFSLAVSAYNRALEIDPKHSKAVYALSVLYIFELNRPADAIPILERVTESEKKPIDHLFLLGAAYSMTGESEKAVSVYERIIEVSSSAENKAKAESNIREIKAGGR
- the ftsZ gene encoding cell division protein FtsZ — encoded protein: MLYEVIEDKINDEQAGAGTPAIIKVIGAGGGGSNAVNRMMSSNMRYVDFIVANTDLQALSHSNAPLKLPIGTKITKGLGSGGDPEIGEKAAIEDREAIANAIQDADMLFITAGMGGGTGTGSAPIIAEIAKEQGILTVAVVTKPFTFEGRKRMSLAEEGIKKLRESVDTVITIPNQHLLKMVEPSTPVVEAFKKADDVLRQAVQGISDLIYQHGEVNVDLADVKSVMKAQGNAHMGVGVGEGQNRAVDAATNAINNPLLEEARVEGAQNILVNICGDEKLSMHEIQEIMEIITASADPDAAIFFGATIDPSVENKIVVTLIATGFKSNDTFSIDEVNVALKSSREKEEALSLNDNSFMTSSEWNKLNKTKAPTLSGLGLRNRTEAPSEKNYEGAYVSERRPSFSSIVPPMENDLDTPAWLRNQKALR